Proteins co-encoded in one Bos taurus isolate L1 Dominette 01449 registration number 42190680 breed Hereford chromosome X, ARS-UCD2.0, whole genome shotgun sequence genomic window:
- the SMIM10 gene encoding uncharacterized protein LOC100302527, with protein MAATAALSGVAMRLSRSATTRGSYGAFCKGLTRTLITFFDLAWRLRMNFPYFYIVASVILNVRLQVHI; from the coding sequence ATGGCAGCAACAGCGGCCCTGTCGGGCGTAGCAATGCGGCTGTCGCGCTCAGCCACTACCCGCGGCTCATACGGCGCCTTCTGCAAGGGGCTCACGCGCACGCTGATCACCTTCTTCGACCTGGCCTGGCGTCTGCGCATGAACTTCCCCTACTTCTACATCGTGGCTTCGGTGATTCTCAACGTCCGCCTGCAGGTACATATTTAG